One segment of Candidatus Acidiferrales bacterium DNA contains the following:
- a CDS encoding ABC transporter ATP-binding protein, whose translation MSTHHEEEKLGRIYDAQLTRRLLQYLNPYKWRVFLAIAITFVVTPLQLVGPRLFAEVIDRYITPAMNHKISVDVAFHGILWISLAFMATLILSFTFQYGQVRIMQSVGQQTMYDLRKQIFGHMQRLPMSFFDRTPVGRLVTRVTTDVDALNDLFAAGVVAMVNDTCFLIAAVVWMLKLNWRLALAALAVLPLMFGVTWLFRNSVRDANRRIRTAIARINSFLQEHIGGMSVIQLFNRERKARQQFTELNRAYNMAFKEAIMAYALFYPAIEFLSSTAYALIFWFGGLRVLAGGLGIGVVTEFYMYSQRFFMPIQDLSEKFNILQSAMAASERIFKLIDEPLTVQSAANAIPLETPQGEIEFRNVWFAYHGGENPKEEDWVLRDVSFRVAPGQSVAIVGHTGAGKTTVIQLLLRFYDIQRGEILLDGVNIRNLDLQNLRRLFGIVLQDPFLFSGTIETNVRLGTESISRETVNWALREVGLGSFIDSLPHGAATEVSERGTTLSVGQRQLISFARALAHNPRFLILDEATSSVDTRTELLIREALDQLLSGRTALVIAHRLSTIQHADRILVFHKGRLREEGTHQELLARRGIYYRLYQLQYKDQELRMPVFGEPAGSPLPAND comes from the coding sequence ATGAGCACGCACCACGAAGAAGAGAAACTGGGACGCATTTACGACGCGCAGTTGACGCGGCGGCTCTTGCAGTATCTGAATCCGTACAAGTGGCGCGTGTTCCTCGCCATCGCGATCACCTTCGTGGTGACGCCCTTGCAACTGGTTGGCCCGCGTCTCTTTGCCGAAGTGATAGACCGATATATCACGCCGGCGATGAACCACAAGATATCGGTGGACGTTGCGTTCCATGGCATCCTTTGGATATCGCTCGCCTTCATGGCTACGTTGATTTTGAGCTTCACGTTTCAGTACGGACAAGTGCGCATCATGCAGTCCGTTGGCCAGCAAACAATGTATGACCTGCGCAAGCAGATTTTTGGCCACATGCAGCGCCTGCCGATGAGCTTCTTCGATCGCACGCCGGTGGGGCGTCTGGTCACTCGCGTCACGACGGACGTCGATGCGCTCAATGACTTGTTCGCCGCCGGTGTCGTGGCGATGGTCAATGATACTTGCTTCCTGATCGCCGCGGTTGTGTGGATGCTAAAATTGAATTGGAGGCTGGCGCTTGCGGCGCTTGCCGTGTTGCCGCTGATGTTCGGTGTAACCTGGCTGTTCCGCAACAGCGTCCGGGATGCAAACCGGCGGATTCGCACGGCGATCGCTCGAATCAACTCCTTCCTGCAAGAGCATATCGGCGGAATGTCCGTTATTCAGCTTTTCAATCGCGAGCGCAAAGCTCGCCAGCAGTTCACGGAGCTGAATCGCGCGTATAACATGGCTTTCAAGGAAGCCATTATGGCCTATGCTCTTTTCTATCCAGCGATTGAATTCCTTTCTTCGACGGCCTATGCCCTGATCTTCTGGTTTGGCGGCTTGCGCGTCCTTGCCGGTGGCCTCGGCATTGGGGTCGTGACGGAATTTTATATGTATTCCCAGCGGTTCTTTATGCCGATTCAGGACTTAAGCGAAAAATTCAATATTTTGCAGTCGGCGATGGCCGCTTCCGAGCGTATTTTCAAACTCATTGATGAACCGCTCACCGTCCAGTCGGCGGCGAATGCTATTCCGTTGGAGACACCCCAAGGAGAAATCGAATTCCGCAATGTGTGGTTTGCATACCATGGCGGCGAAAATCCGAAAGAAGAGGACTGGGTTCTGCGGGATGTTTCTTTCCGCGTTGCCCCGGGCCAGAGTGTAGCCATCGTTGGCCATACCGGAGCGGGCAAGACGACAGTCATTCAACTTTTGTTGCGTTTCTACGATATTCAGCGCGGAGAAATTCTGCTGGACGGCGTGAACATCCGGAACCTTGACCTTCAGAATCTTCGACGGCTGTTTGGCATTGTGCTTCAAGATCCGTTTCTTTTCAGCGGCACGATAGAAACAAACGTGCGTCTGGGCACAGAGTCCATCAGCCGCGAGACGGTCAATTGGGCGCTGCGAGAAGTTGGTTTGGGCAGTTTCATCGATTCTCTTCCTCACGGAGCAGCAACCGAGGTTTCCGAACGTGGCACCACGCTCTCGGTCGGCCAACGTCAGCTCATCAGCTTTGCACGCGCACTTGCGCACAATCCGCGATTCCTCATTCTTGATGAAGCAACGTCAAGCGTCGACACACGAACGGAGCTACTGATTCGTGAAGCCCTCGATCAACTGCTCTCGGGACGAACCGCGCTTGTCATTGCCCACCGGCTGAGTACCATCCAGCATGCCGATCGCATCCTCGTATTCCACAAGGGCCGCTTGCGCGAAGAGGGCACACACCAAGAGCTTCTTGCGCGGCGCGGAATTTATTACCGCCTGTATCAGCTCCAATATAAAGACCAGGAACTGCGTATGCCGGTATTTGGCGAACCTGCTGGTTCTCCACTCCCCGCAAATGACTGA
- a CDS encoding ABC transporter ATP-binding protein, which translates to MSAVKPAQKKPKAWRELVRLVPYFRPYKGATIFGLFTLLLMGLVGALPPLIIGIITDCLRGASEPMPNLTMISHAGPMAGTTFWHVALKPILRFYRPGSGHTVLILCLLLVGAVIVKGVFSYTSRWILIGISRDIEFDLRNNLLSQLMRMEPEFYVRNRTGELMSRCTNDLTAVRMVLGPGVMYSANTIVGMVVAIAVMLKISPLLTLEVLTPVPFVFVVVRYFGTIIHELQTKIQAMLATLSAKAQENLTGIRVVRAYGQEDSEIRSFDEANRQYVGENIRMIRAWSMFFPALQMIIGFSILFVLWQGSRMVVLDRISLGALTAFYTFVGLLVFPMIALGFVTNIFQRGAASMRRLNYILDAAPSIDDAQMRGEKQEEINGEIEFRNLTFVYPTPRGGNGSKPLANAKAEQPNEPVLHNINLRIPAGATIAIVGPTGSGKTTLAALIARLWETPRDTLFIDGKSIREWPLATLRRAIGFVPQDAFLFSETIRENIAFGVENATLNEVEDAAQIASISGDISDFPTRYETIVGERGITLSGGQKQRATLARALIRSPRILILDDAFSSVDTDTEEKILQGLEDVLKKRTTILISHRCSTVRDADQIVVLRDGRIIEQGTHEKLIGLGGYYAELYQKQLLEEELARE; encoded by the coding sequence GTGAGTGCCGTGAAGCCTGCACAAAAGAAACCGAAGGCGTGGAGGGAGCTTGTCCGGCTAGTACCATATTTTCGCCCATACAAAGGCGCGACTATTTTTGGACTCTTCACCTTATTGTTGATGGGGCTTGTCGGCGCGTTACCACCTTTGATTATCGGCATCATCACAGACTGCCTCAGGGGCGCTTCGGAACCGATGCCGAATCTGACGATGATCTCTCATGCCGGACCTATGGCAGGAACTACGTTCTGGCATGTGGCTCTGAAGCCGATTCTTCGCTTCTATAGGCCGGGCAGCGGTCACACGGTTCTCATCCTGTGCTTGTTGCTGGTGGGCGCGGTGATCGTAAAGGGAGTTTTTTCATATACCTCACGCTGGATTTTGATCGGCATCTCACGCGACATCGAATTCGATCTGCGCAATAACCTATTGTCGCAATTGATGCGGATGGAGCCCGAATTTTACGTGCGAAATCGCACAGGGGAGCTGATGTCTCGCTGCACGAATGACTTGACCGCTGTGCGCATGGTGCTTGGACCCGGTGTCATGTATAGCGCGAATACGATCGTAGGCATGGTCGTCGCCATTGCGGTGATGCTGAAAATATCGCCATTGTTGACCCTGGAAGTGCTTACGCCCGTGCCCTTTGTTTTTGTCGTGGTTCGCTACTTCGGAACCATAATTCACGAGTTGCAGACAAAAATTCAAGCGATGCTGGCAACTCTCTCGGCAAAAGCGCAGGAAAATCTGACGGGAATTCGTGTCGTGCGCGCGTACGGACAAGAAGACTCGGAAATACGCTCATTCGATGAGGCGAACCGTCAGTACGTCGGAGAGAATATCCGGATGATTCGCGCGTGGAGCATGTTCTTTCCCGCGCTGCAGATGATTATTGGATTTTCGATCCTTTTCGTGCTATGGCAGGGCAGCCGGATGGTGGTGCTAGATCGGATCTCCCTCGGGGCGCTGACCGCTTTTTACACCTTCGTGGGTCTTCTCGTATTTCCCATGATTGCCCTCGGCTTCGTAACGAATATCTTTCAGCGTGGTGCAGCTTCGATGAGACGGCTCAACTATATTCTGGATGCAGCGCCCAGCATTGACGATGCGCAAATGCGCGGGGAAAAACAGGAAGAGATCAATGGCGAAATCGAATTTCGAAATTTGACTTTCGTGTACCCCACACCACGAGGTGGAAATGGTTCCAAGCCTTTGGCGAACGCGAAAGCCGAGCAGCCAAACGAGCCAGTGCTTCACAATATCAACCTGCGCATCCCGGCGGGCGCAACCATTGCGATTGTCGGCCCGACCGGCAGCGGAAAGACGACATTGGCAGCTCTTATCGCGCGTTTGTGGGAAACTCCCCGAGATACCCTTTTCATCGATGGCAAATCGATCCGCGAGTGGCCGCTCGCCACGCTGCGAAGAGCTATTGGTTTTGTTCCTCAAGATGCATTTCTGTTTAGCGAGACAATCCGCGAAAACATCGCGTTTGGAGTTGAAAACGCAACGTTGAATGAAGTGGAAGACGCCGCTCAAATTGCCAGCATCTCGGGAGACATATCCGATTTCCCAACCCGCTACGAAACAATCGTTGGCGAACGAGGAATCACTCTCTCCGGAGGTCAGAAGCAGCGCGCAACGCTGGCACGAGCGCTGATCCGCAGCCCGCGAATCCTGATCCTCGATGACGCATTTTCCAGCGTAGATACGGATACGGAAGAAAAGATCCTGCAAGGCCTGGAGGACGTGCTCAAGAAGCGCACAACCATCTTGATTTCGCACCGGTGTTCGACCGTGCGAGACGCGGATCAAATCGTTGTCCTGCGCGACGGCCGAATCATTGAACAGGGCACACATGAAAAACTGATCGGTCTCGGCGGGTACTACGCGGAGCTTTACCAAAAGCAATTACTCGAGGAAGAGCTGGCCAGAGAATGA
- a CDS encoding DUF962 domain-containing protein, whose translation MPDLSEYMARYDREHTNRWNKIFHGIGIPMVIAGLVLLLMMRWRFGLGLFVLGWIFLFGGHRIEGNKPAFFQGLIYFMVGPVWIAKELKDAVLGSKDPTAPR comes from the coding sequence ATGCCGGATCTTTCCGAATACATGGCGCGATACGATCGCGAGCATACAAATCGATGGAATAAGATCTTCCATGGGATCGGTATCCCGATGGTGATTGCGGGACTCGTTTTGCTCCTGATGATGCGATGGCGTTTCGGACTGGGACTTTTTGTCCTTGGGTGGATTTTCCTATTTGGTGGTCATCGCATCGAAGGAAACAAGCCAGCGTTCTTCCAAGGACTAATCTACTTTATGGTTGGCCCGGTTTGGATAGCCAAGGAGCTGAAGGACGCCGTTTTAGGTAGCAAGGACCCAACTGCGCCCCGATAA
- a CDS encoding amidohydrolase family protein, which yields MTKSSMRVAVLLLVFSCCAYAQEKPIVIAASTVLDGRGKVLHDTRIVVENGKIIGIDPNAGPVTYDLRGLTILPGLIDCHVHITYHFGPNGRAEDKNETPEQAALAYESNAWLTLMGGFTTVQSVGAPEDKSLRDMINRGEIPGPRILTALHPLFGRGPATGTPDQIRAFVDKVAGDGADLIKIFASQSIRDGGGPTLSQEQLDAACSEAKKRGLRTLVHAYRDSVRMATLAGCTEVEHGTFATNDDLKLMADHGTYFDPQVGLVIQNYLDNEQRYLGIGNYTESGFEQMKQALPLDADLYHRALRTPELKIVFGTDAVAGAHGRNAEELVDRVRDGGQDSMSALVSANSLAAESLNLQNEIGSIAPGLEADVIAVDGNPIEDITAVRRVVFVMKSGVVYKNVTSTHIPKYGGVTP from the coding sequence ATGACCAAAAGTTCGATGCGTGTCGCTGTCTTGTTGCTCGTGTTCTCCTGCTGTGCTTATGCGCAGGAAAAGCCAATCGTTATCGCCGCAAGCACGGTGCTTGACGGCCGCGGTAAAGTGTTGCACGACACTCGCATAGTCGTCGAGAATGGCAAAATCATCGGCATCGATCCGAATGCCGGACCCGTCACCTATGACCTTCGCGGGTTGACGATTCTACCCGGGCTGATTGATTGCCACGTCCACATCACGTACCACTTCGGCCCCAATGGGCGCGCTGAGGACAAGAACGAAACACCGGAACAGGCCGCGCTTGCATATGAATCAAATGCGTGGCTGACCCTGATGGGTGGGTTCACGACGGTCCAAAGCGTCGGTGCGCCAGAAGACAAATCTTTGCGCGACATGATCAATCGCGGTGAGATTCCGGGCCCGCGGATTCTTACGGCTCTGCATCCTTTGTTTGGGCGAGGTCCCGCGACTGGCACTCCGGACCAAATTCGCGCCTTCGTCGACAAGGTCGCCGGCGACGGCGCAGACCTGATTAAGATTTTCGCTTCGCAGAGTATTCGTGACGGCGGCGGACCAACGCTTTCTCAGGAACAACTCGACGCCGCGTGCAGTGAAGCGAAAAAACGCGGCCTCAGAACTCTCGTGCATGCTTACCGGGATTCCGTGCGCATGGCCACGCTCGCAGGTTGCACGGAGGTCGAGCACGGGACATTTGCGACAAATGATGACCTAAAATTGATGGCTGACCATGGTACTTACTTTGATCCGCAAGTCGGTCTCGTCATCCAAAATTATCTCGATAACGAGCAACGATACCTCGGCATTGGCAATTACACTGAATCCGGATTCGAGCAAATGAAACAGGCGCTGCCGCTCGACGCCGACCTTTATCATCGTGCGCTAAGAACTCCTGAATTGAAAATCGTGTTTGGAACTGATGCTGTTGCCGGCGCGCACGGTCGAAACGCCGAAGAGCTTGTCGATCGGGTGCGCGATGGTGGCCAGGATTCTATGTCTGCGCTTGTTTCCGCGAATTCCCTTGCGGCGGAATCGCTCAATTTACAAAATGAAATTGGCTCCATTGCGCCCGGTCTTGAGGCCGACGTTATTGCTGTCGATGGGAATCCGATTGAGGACATTACCGCAGTCCGTCGAGTCGTATTTGTCATGAAGAGTGGAGTCGTATACAAGAACGTTACCTCGACCCATATCCCGAAATATGGCGGTGTGACGCCCTAG
- a CDS encoding transferrin receptor-like dimerization domain-containing protein has translation MRRFALLMGLILCLPPVTVGQQEEQAGLAGYFGNSSADEQNWEQKFQAIPSPNNMKEYMQLLAARPHHVGSPYDAQNSQWILAQYKKWGWDAHIETFYVLFPTPKERELELVSPTHYIAKLEEPTVPGDPTSSQHNEQLPTYNAYSADGDVTAPLVYVNYGVPEDYEQLARMGISVKGKIVITRYGHSWRGIKPKLAAEHGAIGCLIYSDPRDDGYAQGDVYPKGPWRPKYGVQRGSVMKMELYPGDPLTPGIGATRDAKRLAIKDAKTIESIPVQPISYGDAQPLLEALGGPVAPAAWRGALPITYHVGPGPAKVHLKLAFNWDIKPIHDVIAKLPGSQFADEWVIRGNHYDGWVNGAEDPIAGQVAELEEARAMGELYKQGWRPKRTIIYCAWDGEEPALLGSTEWVEEHIGELTAHAVAYINSDTNGRGYLQAEGSHSLEALVNNIADEIRDPEKDMSVGKRLRLAEILRAQDAKDRQRLESNGDLILGDLGSGSDYSPFIDHAGISSINYGFGGEDGGGIYHSIYDDYYWYSHFGDPTEEYGRTLAQMVGTTVMRLADAEVVPVNFDGLSAALDRFESEIKKLAKTEADQISELNREIEEGVFTATADPTKTSVPPSPEQPEPTLDFSPMDTAIANVRSSSQRYKAAFQKAQQSGSVASAQLASINQALIQTERSLLSANGLPGRPWYKHELYAPGIFTGYGVKTIPAVREAIEQKNWSQATEEIDIVAGVLQKEADSINAAASALESADQ, from the coding sequence ATGCGTCGTTTTGCTTTATTGATGGGTTTGATTCTCTGCCTGCCTCCGGTCACTGTCGGCCAGCAGGAAGAGCAGGCGGGTCTTGCCGGCTATTTCGGCAATTCTTCAGCAGATGAACAGAACTGGGAGCAGAAATTTCAAGCGATACCCTCGCCGAACAATATGAAGGAGTATATGCAGCTGCTTGCGGCGCGACCGCACCACGTGGGTTCGCCATACGACGCGCAGAACAGCCAATGGATTCTCGCTCAGTACAAGAAATGGGGCTGGGATGCGCACATCGAAACCTTCTATGTTCTTTTTCCGACTCCGAAAGAGCGCGAGCTCGAACTTGTCTCGCCGACGCATTACATCGCGAAGCTTGAAGAACCGACCGTCCCGGGAGATCCAACTTCTTCGCAGCACAATGAGCAATTGCCCACCTACAACGCATATTCCGCCGACGGCGATGTCACAGCGCCGCTTGTCTACGTGAATTACGGCGTGCCGGAAGACTATGAACAACTTGCGCGGATGGGTATTTCCGTGAAGGGCAAGATCGTTATCACGCGCTATGGCCATTCGTGGCGTGGAATCAAGCCGAAGCTCGCCGCGGAACATGGCGCGATTGGCTGCCTGATTTACTCCGATCCGCGAGACGATGGCTATGCTCAAGGCGACGTCTATCCGAAAGGCCCATGGCGCCCAAAGTATGGCGTTCAGCGGGGCAGCGTCATGAAGATGGAACTTTATCCAGGCGATCCTTTGACGCCGGGAATCGGCGCGACAAGGGATGCCAAGAGGCTCGCAATCAAGGATGCGAAGACAATCGAGAGCATTCCTGTCCAGCCAATTTCCTATGGCGATGCCCAACCTTTGCTTGAGGCGCTCGGTGGCCCTGTTGCTCCGGCCGCTTGGCGCGGCGCTTTGCCAATCACGTACCACGTCGGCCCGGGTCCTGCGAAAGTCCACCTGAAGCTTGCTTTCAACTGGGACATCAAGCCGATCCACGACGTGATCGCGAAACTTCCGGGCTCTCAATTCGCTGACGAGTGGGTGATTCGCGGCAACCACTACGACGGCTGGGTCAACGGCGCGGAAGATCCAATCGCGGGCCAGGTTGCGGAGCTCGAGGAAGCGCGCGCGATGGGAGAACTATACAAACAGGGGTGGCGTCCGAAGCGTACGATTATTTACTGCGCTTGGGATGGCGAGGAACCAGCCTTGCTGGGTTCGACGGAATGGGTTGAAGAGCATATCGGTGAATTGACTGCTCACGCTGTCGCGTACATCAATTCCGACACGAATGGCCGCGGCTATCTGCAAGCCGAAGGCTCACACTCGCTCGAGGCGCTCGTCAACAACATCGCGGACGAAATCCGGGACCCGGAAAAAGATATGTCCGTAGGCAAACGCTTGCGTCTCGCGGAGATTTTGCGTGCTCAAGATGCAAAGGACCGCCAGCGCCTCGAATCGAATGGGGACCTCATTCTTGGTGATTTGGGCTCTGGCTCGGATTACTCGCCGTTTATCGATCATGCCGGCATCTCCTCGATCAATTATGGTTTCGGAGGCGAAGACGGTGGCGGGATTTATCACTCGATTTACGATGATTACTACTGGTATTCGCATTTCGGCGATCCGACCGAGGAGTATGGACGCACGTTGGCGCAAATGGTGGGCACAACCGTGATGCGTCTGGCGGATGCGGAAGTAGTCCCGGTCAATTTCGACGGGCTTTCGGCTGCTCTCGATCGCTTCGAATCGGAGATCAAGAAACTTGCCAAGACAGAAGCCGACCAGATCAGCGAGTTGAACAGGGAAATTGAGGAAGGCGTTTTTACTGCGACGGCTGACCCGACGAAGACCTCTGTTCCGCCATCGCCGGAGCAGCCCGAGCCTACGCTCGATTTTTCTCCGATGGATACCGCGATCGCCAATGTGCGCAGCAGCTCGCAACGTTACAAAGCCGCATTCCAGAAAGCACAACAGAGCGGGAGCGTGGCGAGCGCTCAGCTCGCTTCCATCAATCAGGCGCTCATTCAAACGGAACGCAGTTTGCTGAGCGCGAATGGTCTCCCCGGCCGGCCGTGGTACAAGCATGAACTTTATGCTCCCGGAATCTTCACAGGTTATGGCGTGAAGACGATTCCTGCTGTCCGCGAAGCGATCGAGCAGAAGAATTGGTCGCAAGCAACGGAAGAAATTGACATCGTTGCAGGAGTTCTGCAAAAAGAAGCCGATTCTATCAACGCCGCAGCATCAGCGTTGGAATCAGCGGACCAGTAG
- the recR gene encoding recombination mediator RecR: MPDYAPSITRLIDELKHLPGIGQKTAQRLAFHLLRADREQALALSDAIREAKEKIRECSVCNNITDTDPCHFCTSATRNKKTICVVEDAPNIAAIEKTREYNGMYHVLGGALSPLQGRGPEQLKIKSLIERLKGGTVEEIIIATNPTAEGEATAVYLSKLIKPLGVRVTRIAMGIPVGSDLEYADEVTMVKAMEGRREL; the protein is encoded by the coding sequence CACGCCTTATTGACGAACTAAAGCATCTTCCGGGAATCGGCCAGAAGACGGCGCAACGGCTGGCATTCCATCTGCTGCGTGCGGATCGCGAGCAGGCGCTGGCACTCTCCGATGCGATTCGCGAGGCGAAAGAAAAAATCCGCGAATGCTCCGTGTGCAACAACATCACGGACACGGATCCTTGCCATTTCTGCACCAGCGCCACGCGAAACAAGAAGACAATTTGCGTGGTGGAGGATGCGCCGAATATTGCCGCCATCGAAAAAACGCGGGAGTACAACGGCATGTATCATGTGCTCGGCGGCGCACTTTCGCCTCTGCAAGGCCGAGGGCCGGAACAATTAAAGATCAAGAGTTTGATCGAACGGCTAAAAGGCGGGACCGTCGAGGAGATCATTATTGCGACAAACCCCACCGCTGAAGGGGAAGCAACTGCCGTTTATCTCTCGAAGTTAATCAAGCCTCTGGGCGTCCGCGTAACGCGCATTGCCATGGGCATCCCGGTCGGCTCGGATTTGGAATACGCCGACGAAGTGACGATGGTCAAGGCAATGGAGGGCCGCCGCGAGCTTTAA